In one Methylocaldum szegediense genomic region, the following are encoded:
- a CDS encoding efflux RND transporter periplasmic adaptor subunit, whose translation MASTLKFLLPSVLLALSGMGAWALIENKAEIKPKTAEREPPAIETVMARPEAVRLNIHSQGVVAPRTEINLVTEISGKVIRIHPAFAAGGFFKSGEVLLAIDPRDYDYAVTKAQALVAEARKELLREQEEAEQAAAEWQALGGGEPSDFVLHKPHLEERRAKLAAAEAELAEARLKRARCELYAPFAGRVRSKQVDIGQYVAVGETLARLYATDVAEVRLPIPADQAEFVDLPLSYADGRDERMGPAVTLSARFGGKVHAWEGRIVRTEGALDDKTGMLYAVAEVREPYGYRKGRPPLAVGLFVHAEIEGLPRNDLIRLPRAALRAGYQVYVVDAEGRLRLRTVEIVRSERDEVVVTGGIESGETVMVSGIDLPVEGMRVTVKAPDGAVQANTSARKGS comes from the coding sequence ATGGCCTCTACTCTGAAATTTCTTCTTCCGTCGGTGCTCCTGGCCCTGAGCGGCATGGGCGCCTGGGCGCTGATCGAGAACAAGGCGGAAATCAAGCCGAAGACGGCGGAACGGGAGCCGCCGGCCATCGAAACCGTCATGGCCCGCCCCGAGGCGGTGAGGCTGAACATTCATTCCCAAGGGGTAGTCGCCCCGCGCACCGAAATCAATCTCGTCACGGAAATTTCCGGCAAAGTGATCCGGATTCATCCGGCCTTCGCCGCGGGCGGTTTCTTCAAGTCCGGCGAGGTGCTCTTGGCCATCGATCCGCGCGACTACGACTACGCCGTCACCAAGGCCCAGGCACTGGTGGCGGAAGCCCGTAAAGAGCTGTTGCGGGAACAGGAGGAAGCCGAGCAAGCCGCGGCCGAGTGGCAGGCTTTGGGCGGCGGCGAACCGAGCGATTTTGTGCTGCACAAACCGCATCTCGAAGAGCGGCGAGCCAAGCTCGCCGCTGCCGAAGCCGAGCTCGCCGAAGCCAGGCTCAAACGCGCGCGCTGCGAGCTTTACGCGCCCTTCGCGGGACGCGTCCGCAGCAAGCAGGTCGATATCGGTCAATACGTAGCCGTCGGCGAAACCCTGGCCCGGTTGTACGCTACCGACGTCGCCGAAGTTCGGCTTCCCATCCCCGCCGATCAGGCGGAATTCGTCGATCTCCCGCTCAGCTATGCCGACGGGCGCGACGAACGGATGGGCCCCGCCGTCACCCTGAGCGCCCGCTTCGGCGGCAAAGTTCACGCTTGGGAGGGCCGGATCGTCCGCACCGAAGGCGCCTTAGACGACAAGACCGGCATGCTCTATGCGGTGGCCGAAGTGCGTGAGCCTTACGGCTACCGAAAAGGTCGGCCGCCGCTGGCGGTAGGTCTGTTTGTGCACGCCGAAATCGAAGGTCTGCCGCGCAACGATCTGATCCGGCTGCCACGAGCGGCACTCCGCGCGGGATACCAGGTCTACGTCGTCGACGCCGAGGGGCGCTTGCGGCTCCGCACGGTCGAAATCGTGCGTAGCGAGCGCGACGAAGTGGTGGTCACCGGCGGAATCGAATCCGGCGAAACCGTGATGGTTTCGGGCATCGATCTGCCGGTGGAGGGTATGCGGGTCACGGTCAAAGCGCCGGACGGCGCGGTACAGGCCAATACTTCGGCAAGGAAGGGATCATGA
- a CDS encoding efflux RND transporter permease subunit — protein MNPGSFGRRSVLAWFAANPVAANLLMIVIFIGGALSLQDVDKQAYPRFAPTTVRISAEYPGAGPSEVEESVCIPIEEAIHDLVGIKRLSTEALDGKCLIVVYVQQDYDTKDLALNIRSRTQTLRNLPRAVEKIDIDDTSWEYPAISVVLYGDTDMLTLRRLAERVRDDLGRLEGVRLAKLWSTIAYEISVDVSAERLRQHRLTLSDVAEAIRRSSLDLPGGVVRAPTGEFQLRAKATAYDRNALLDLTLRTYADGTTVKLGDIASVTDGFADEGTENLSDGRPSETIGVLAQHDLVETAKAVKEYVEELAPRLPEGIKVITRRDNARSFAELLDTLVFEAVTGFLLVLLVLMLFLSTRVALWAAVGIMISVFGALWWMPAAGVTLNMLSLFGFLLALGVLVDDAIIVSERVYELQSRGITGLKGAIRGVRDVAVPVVLGVSIGLIAFLPGLFVPPSWATRFMKPVAVVMILSLAFALVEALLILPSHLAAEPAKRRETPSALARIRAILNRGLHEVMIRGYQPFLRRVLAWRYATVALFAGAVLLGWALIHADYVKVSLEEDVGYDNFHVHLNPPLGTPYAETQAKVRQFVDALHKAEAELNALQPPGSPSVVEGLDVFVNETDPTVWVEFSSEARRRFHIRELIERWYRYVGDVGDFRPDFHTPTEQDVIDLEVELGSPDPAVLDAAAEALKAKIASFPGIAEIEDSRRPGKPEIRLRLTPEAERLGLRLRDLAEQVRHAYYGEEAQRFIRGRDEVKIMVRYPRRERESLQNLRALPVRLPDGGQAPLGALADVSFAPGFGALTREDRQSIVSLHVRLNDEAPFKGDDLFKKLEQGFFKELQDRYPSLTISGGAAKEEAELVAEGLERNTLIALAAIYALIAVSFRSYLQPLVFMLAVPVAWLGAVLIHWASGLTLSFQSLVGMVAASGVVVNDSIVLLDYIRKRGNESGRLDEIISEACAARFRPIILVSLTNLAGFFPMLFETSEQARFLVPVTLSLTFGLLFGMAATLVLIPACYAVLNDVRSLTKGGFRLLGRI, from the coding sequence ATGAACCCGGGTTCCTTCGGCCGGCGCTCGGTACTTGCCTGGTTCGCCGCCAATCCGGTGGCGGCCAACCTTCTCATGATCGTGATCTTTATCGGCGGTGCCCTGAGCCTGCAGGACGTCGACAAGCAAGCCTATCCGCGCTTCGCGCCCACCACGGTCCGGATCAGCGCGGAGTATCCGGGCGCAGGTCCTTCGGAAGTCGAGGAAAGTGTCTGCATTCCCATAGAGGAGGCGATTCACGACCTGGTCGGGATCAAGCGCCTGAGCACCGAGGCACTCGACGGCAAGTGCCTGATCGTCGTCTACGTTCAACAGGACTACGACACCAAGGATCTGGCCCTGAACATCCGGTCGCGTACGCAAACTCTGCGCAACCTGCCCCGTGCCGTCGAAAAGATCGATATCGACGACACCAGTTGGGAATACCCGGCGATTTCGGTCGTGCTTTACGGCGACACCGACATGCTCACCCTACGGCGGCTGGCGGAGCGGGTACGCGACGATCTGGGCCGGCTGGAGGGCGTGCGTCTGGCCAAGCTCTGGAGCACCATCGCCTACGAAATCTCGGTAGACGTTTCGGCGGAACGGCTGCGCCAGCATCGATTGACCCTATCGGACGTCGCCGAAGCGATACGCCGGAGCTCGCTGGACCTTCCCGGCGGCGTGGTCCGTGCGCCGACCGGGGAGTTCCAGTTGCGCGCCAAGGCCACCGCCTATGACCGGAACGCCCTGCTCGACCTGACCCTGCGCACTTATGCCGACGGCACCACGGTCAAGCTGGGTGATATCGCCTCGGTAACCGATGGCTTCGCCGACGAAGGCACCGAAAACTTAAGCGACGGCCGGCCTTCCGAAACCATCGGCGTGCTCGCTCAGCACGACCTGGTGGAAACGGCCAAGGCGGTGAAGGAATACGTGGAGGAGCTGGCGCCGCGCCTGCCCGAAGGCATCAAAGTCATCACCCGGCGCGATAACGCGCGCTCTTTCGCCGAACTGCTGGACACGCTGGTATTCGAAGCGGTCACCGGCTTTCTGCTGGTCCTGCTCGTGCTGATGCTGTTCCTGAGCACTCGGGTGGCGCTGTGGGCGGCGGTGGGCATCATGATTTCGGTGTTCGGGGCGCTGTGGTGGATGCCGGCCGCCGGGGTGACCCTCAATATGCTCTCCCTGTTTGGTTTCCTGCTTGCCCTGGGGGTCCTGGTGGACGACGCCATCATCGTCAGCGAACGGGTATACGAGCTCCAGAGCCGCGGAATCACCGGCCTCAAAGGCGCCATTCGGGGCGTGCGGGACGTCGCGGTGCCGGTCGTGCTCGGCGTGAGCATCGGCCTCATCGCCTTCCTGCCCGGATTGTTCGTGCCCCCCAGTTGGGCCACGCGCTTCATGAAGCCGGTGGCGGTGGTGATGATCCTGTCGCTCGCCTTCGCGCTGGTCGAAGCCTTGCTGATCCTGCCTTCGCATCTCGCCGCCGAACCCGCGAAACGGCGCGAGACGCCGAGCGCCCTGGCACGGATTCGCGCCATCCTCAACCGCGGCCTGCACGAGGTTATGATTCGCGGTTACCAGCCTTTCCTGCGGCGGGTGCTGGCCTGGCGCTATGCCACGGTGGCCCTGTTCGCCGGGGCGGTGCTCCTGGGCTGGGCGCTGATCCATGCCGACTATGTCAAGGTCTCTCTGGAAGAAGACGTAGGCTACGACAATTTCCACGTGCACCTGAACCCGCCCCTGGGCACGCCTTACGCGGAAACCCAGGCGAAGGTGCGGCAATTCGTGGACGCGCTGCACAAGGCCGAGGCCGAACTGAACGCCTTGCAGCCGCCCGGTTCGCCGTCCGTGGTCGAAGGGCTCGACGTGTTCGTGAACGAAACCGATCCCACTGTGTGGGTCGAATTTTCCAGCGAGGCGCGCCGCCGGTTTCACATTCGCGAACTGATCGAACGCTGGTACCGTTACGTCGGCGACGTAGGCGATTTTCGCCCCGATTTCCATACGCCTACCGAGCAGGACGTGATCGATCTGGAAGTGGAACTGGGTTCTCCCGACCCTGCGGTCCTGGATGCCGCGGCGGAAGCGCTCAAAGCCAAGATCGCCAGCTTCCCGGGAATCGCGGAAATCGAGGATTCCCGCCGGCCGGGAAAACCCGAAATCCGCTTGCGCCTTACCCCGGAAGCGGAACGCCTCGGCCTCAGGCTGCGCGATCTCGCCGAGCAGGTGCGCCACGCCTATTACGGCGAGGAAGCCCAGCGCTTTATCCGCGGCCGCGACGAGGTCAAGATCATGGTGCGTTATCCGCGCCGCGAACGGGAATCTCTCCAGAATCTTCGCGCATTGCCGGTGCGCCTGCCGGACGGCGGCCAGGCACCGCTCGGCGCCTTGGCCGACGTCAGTTTCGCGCCCGGATTCGGCGCCCTCACCCGGGAGGACCGTCAAAGCATCGTGTCCCTTCACGTGCGCCTCAACGACGAAGCCCCGTTCAAGGGCGACGATTTGTTCAAGAAGCTGGAACAGGGTTTCTTCAAGGAACTCCAAGACCGCTATCCCTCGCTCACGATCTCCGGCGGGGCGGCCAAAGAGGAGGCCGAATTGGTGGCGGAAGGGCTCGAACGCAACACGCTGATCGCGCTCGCCGCCATCTATGCCCTTATCGCCGTTAGCTTCCGTTCCTACCTGCAACCGCTGGTTTTCATGCTCGCCGTGCCCGTGGCCTGGCTCGGCGCGGTGCTGATCCACTGGGCCTCGGGTCTCACCCTGTCCTTCCAGTCGCTGGTAGGCATGGTCGCTGCCAGCGGCGTCGTAGTGAACGACAGCATCGTGCTCTTGGACTACATCCGCAAGCGGGGCAACGAAAGCGGGCGCTTGGACGAGATCATCTCCGAAGCTTGCGCGGCCCGTTTTCGCCCCATCATCCTGGTATCCCTGACCAACCTGGCCGGTTTCTTCCCAATGTTGTTCGAAACCAGCGAACAGGCCAGATTCCTGGTGCCGGTGACACTCTCCCTTACCTTCGGCCTGCTGTTCGGCATGGCAGCGACCCTGGTTCTGATCCCGGCCTGCTACGCCGTGCTGAACGATGTGCGGAGCTTGACGAAAGGAGGCTTCCGGCTGCTCGGAAGAATCTGA